The Kribbella shirazensis genomic interval AAGCTCGAACGCAAGGGCTGCGACCTGCTCGTCGTCAACGACGTCTCCGGCGGCAAGGTGTTCGGCAGCGACCTCAACGAGGCCGTCATCCTCGACCGCGACGGCAACGCCATGCCGGTGCCCTCCGGTAGTAAGGACGCCCTCGCCGGTGTCATCTGGAACCTCGTCGCGTCCCACTGGGCCTGACCGGTGCTGACGGTCGAGCCGGCGACGCAGGCCGACGTACCAGGAATCCTCGCGCTGGCCGGTGAGGTCGAGCATTGGTTCGGCCCGATGGTCGCCGAGCCAGGTTTTCACCGCGCGCTGAGCGCTCACATCGACGATCAACGGGCGCTGGTGGCCCGGGACGCCGATCAGCTGGCCGGAGCGGTGCTGTGCGGTGGCGCCGCGCCGCGGTTCGCGGTGCACTGGCTGGTGATTTCCGAGCGGGTGCGGGGCCGGGGCGTCGGGCGGCGGCTGATGGACGCGGCGATCGATCGGCTGACAGCGGGTCGCGGACTCGGCGATGGGGACGTCGTCGAGGTGGTGACGTTCGGCGAGGACCATCCGGGCGCGGTCGCCAGCGGGGCGCGGGTGTTCTACGAGCGGCTCGGGTTCGTCCCGGCCGAGGCGGCGGAGGACGGTCCCGAGGGTGGCTCGCGGCAGGTCTTCCGGTTCCGCGCGAAGAGGTCAGAACCTGTCCGCTTCTCTACGTAGCGTTGGGGTCATGGAGATCAGCTGGCAGGCGGTTGTGGCTCGGCGGATGCGACGGCACGGGCTGCTGGAGCCCGCCGATACCCCGGTCGACGCCGTCCGGGCGATGTGCGGGGCGCACGCCCAGATCGCGGCCGCGGGGGAGGCGTCCGTGGCGTTGCGGGTGGACGGAGCGACCCGCGAGACGGTGCAGCGCGACGACGGCCTCGTGAAGACCTTCGGGCCGCGAGGGACCGTGCACCTGTTGCCGCTCGACGACCTGCCGATGTGGACGGGCGCGCTGTCCTCGCTCCCGGCGGCCGGTCAGCAGCCGGTGCCGATCCGGATGACCGCGGACGAGATCGACCGGGTGGTCGTCGCGATCGGCGAGGCGCTGGCGCACGCCGACCTGACCGTCGACGAGCTCACCGAGGACGTTGTCCGGCGTACCGGCGAATGGGCGCGGGTGCCGACCATTCCGGCGTTCCAGGGCGCGTGGGCGCGGTGGCGGCAGGCGATCCCGGCCGCGGCGAACGCCGGCGTCCTCTGCCACGGACCGCTCCGCGGCCGACTCACGACGTACTCGAACCCGCACCGGCTGCGACCCTTCGACCCGATGCCCGCGGACAAGGCGCTCACCGAGCTCCTGCACCGCTACCTCTACTCGTACGGTCCCGCGACGCCGCAGCAGTTCGCCCGCTGGCTCAAGGCCACGCCGACCATGGTCAAGCCGTACTTCGACGACCTGCCGCAGGCGACGCTCGCGGACCAGACCGTCTGGTGCGCCCCGGATGACGACGATTTCCCGGACGAGCGGGCCGAAGGCGTCCGCCTGCTGCCGTACTTCGACGCGTACGGCGTCGGCAGCTTCCCGCGCGAACTGCTCTTCCCCGGCAAGGCGTTCGCCCGTGCGACGGCCGGCGGCCAGGCCGGCAACTACCCGCTGCTGCTCGTCGACGGCGTCGTCGCGGGCGTCTGGCACCAGAAGAAGTCCGGCCGCACCGCGCGCTTCACGGTCGAGGCACTGACCTCGCTGAACCGTCGCCGCCGTCGCCTGCTGGACGCCGAGGTGGACCGGTTGGCTGCGATCCTTGGCGGTACGCCGTCGCTCACACTCGGCGACGTAACGGTCGGCCCGCACGCCTGAAACCCGTGCCGCCGTCCACAATATGATCGCGGATCTCGCATTCCGGATGAATTCGGAGCGTCACCGGGACGTGGGTGGAAACTGCTGGCATACTTCCCAGATGCATCGCCAACCGCCGGTGCATGGGGGGATCGCGCGGCCGTGTCAACGCGCAGCCGGGCGGCACGAGAGGAACCGAGGGAGAACTGTGGCGAGGCGCCTTTTCACGTCCGAGTCCGTGACCGAAGGTCACCCGGACAAGATCGCTGACCAGATCAGCGACTCCATCCTCGACGCGTTGCTGGCCGAGGACCCGAAGAGCCGGGTCGCGGTCGAGACCCTGATCACCACGGGTCTGGTCGTCGTCGCGGGCGAGGTCACGACGACGGCGTACGTCGACATCCCGGGGATCGTGCGCTCGCGCATCCTCGAGATCGGCTACGACTCGTCGCTGAAGGGCTTCGACGGCGCGTCCTGTGGGGTGCAGGTCGCCATCGGGAGCCAGTCTCCGGACATCGCGCAGGGCGTCGACACGGCGTACGAGTCGCGGTCGGACGCGTCCAGGGACGAGCTGGACCTGCAGGGGGCGGGTGACCAGGGGCTGATGTTCGGCTACGCGTCGAACGAGACGCCGGAGCTGATGCCGCTGCCGATCACGATCGCGCACCGGCTGTCCGAGCGGCTCGCCGAGGTGCGCAAGAACGGCACCCTCGCGTACCTGCGGCCGGACGGCAAGACCCAGGTCACGATCGAATACGACGGCGACAAGGCGGTCCGGATCGACACTGTCGTGGTGTCCAGCCAGCACGCGGCGGACATCAACCTGGAGACGATGCTGACGCCGGACATCAAGAAGCACGTCGTCGACCCGGTGCTCGAGCAGTTCGACATCGACGGCACCGACTACAAGCTGCTGGTGAACCCGACCGGCCGGTTCGAGATCGGCGGCCCGATGGGCGACGCCGGGCTGACCGGGCGGAAGATCATCATCGACACCTACGGCGGGATGGCGCGGCACGGCGGTGGCGCGTTCTCCGGCAAGGACCCGTCCAAGGTGGACCGTTCGGCGGCGTACGCGATGCGCTGGGTGGCGAAGAACATCGTCGCCGCCGGCCTCGCGGACCGGGTCGAGTGCCAGGTCGCGTACGCGATCGGCAAGGCCGCGCCGGTCGGCTTCTACGTCGACACGTTCGGCACCGAGAAGGTCGCGGTGGACAAGATCGCCGCCGCCGTTCGCGAGGTCTTCGACCTGCGGCCGGCCGCGATCATCCGCGACCTGGAGCTGCTCCGGCCGATCTACGCCCAGACCGCGCGGAACGGCCACTTCGGCCGCACCGGCGGGGACTTCACCTGGGAGCGCACCGATCGTGTCGAGGCCCTGAAGGCCGCGGTCGGCAAGTAGTTGTCAGTAGTTGTCCACAGGCGGACGGCAGTGCGGACGCGCACTGTCGTCCCTGCGGACTAGCATTTCCCGGTGACATCGGACTCGCCCGAGCAACTGACGCTGCTACGGGACACTGTGCGCAGATCGCGCACCAAGGAGCCCGCCCCGATCACCGAGACGTTGCCGGTGGCCCGGGTGGCGGTCGATGTCTCGCTCCCGCACCTGGACCGGCCGTTCGACTACCTCGTGCCCGAGGACATGACCGCGGCGGCTCAGCCCGGTGCGCGGGTGAAGGTGCGGTTCGCCGGCAAGGACCACGACGGGTTCGTGCTGGAGCGGCTCGAGGCGTCGGACCACGACGGCAAGCTGGTCCGTCTCCGCAAGGTCGTGTCGCCGGAGCGGGTGCTGACGCCGGAGATCGCCGATCTCTGCCGGGCGGTCGCCGATCGGTACGCCGGGGTGTTCGCGGACGTCACGCGGCTGGCGGTCCCGCCCCGGCACGCGAAGGTCGAGGGGGAGCCGCTGCGGTGCGATCAGCCCGCGCCCCCGCCGGTGTCGACGTCGCGCTCCGAGTGGTCGCCGTACCCGACCGGCTTCCTCGACGCGGTCTCCCGTGGGGAGGGCCCGCGCGCGGTGTGGACCGCGGTGCCGGGGGCCGACTGGACGCTCGCGTTCGCCCAGGCCGCAGCCGTTTGCGCCGCGACGGGCCGGGGTGCGCTGCTGCTCGCCCCCGACGCGCGGGATCTCGAGCGACTGGCCGCCGCGTGCCGGGCGGTGCTGGGTGAGAACGGCTTTGTCACGCTGTCGGCCGACCTCGGCCCGACGGCCCGTTACCGCGCGTTCCTCGCCGCGGCGCGGGGGAGTGCGCGGGTCGTGATCGGCACGCGGGCGGCGGCGTTCGCCCCGGTGGCGGATCTCGGGCTGGTGGCGATGTGGGACGACGGCGACGAGTCGTACGCCGAGCCGCGCGCGCCGTACCCGCATGCTCGGGAAGTTCTGCTGCTGCGGGCGTTCCGGCAGGAGTGTGCGGCGTTGCTCGGCGGGTTCGCGCGGTCCGCGGAGGCGGCGGCGTTGCTCGAGTCCGGGTTCGCGCACGAGCTGATCGCGGACCGGAAGGCGATCCGGGCGGCCGCGCCGTCGGTGCACATCGCGGGCGAGTCGGATATCGACCTTGCGCGTGATCCGGCGGCGCGCGCGGCGCGGTTGCCGCACCGGGCGTTCGAGATCGCGCGCGAAGGGCTGCGGTCCGGGCCGGTGCTGGTGCAGGTGCCGCGCGCGGGGTACTTGCCGAGTTTGGTGTGCCAGACGTGCCGGGCCCCGTCGCGGTGCTCGACGTGCGGCGGAACGTTGCGTCGTACCGGGGGATCCGGGCCGGCGAGCTGCAGTGTGTGCGGCCGGCCGGCCGCGGATCACCGGTGCCCGGAGTGCGGTGACACCCGGATGCGCGCGGCGATCATCGGCGCCCGCCGGACGGCGGAGGAGCTCGGGCGCGCGTTTCCCGGTGTTGTCGTGCGTACGTCGGGCAGCGACAACATGCTGGACGTCGTACCGGACGCGCCGGCGCTGGTCGTCAGCACCCCGGGGGCCGAACCAGTCGCCGAGGCCGGGTACAGCGCGGCGCTGCTTCTCGACACCTGGCTGATGCTCGCGCGCCCGGACCTGCGCGCACCGGAAGAGGCCGTGCGGCGATGGTTCAACGCGGCCGCACTGGTCCGCGCGGGCGGCCCTGTCATTCTCGTCGGTGACCCGTCCGCGCTGCCCCTGCAGGCGATCGTCCGCTGGAGCCCCGAGGGGTACGCGGCCCGCGAGATCGAGGAACGCCGTACGGCGCGCCTCGCCCCGGCCGCCAAACTCGCGGAACTCACCGGCCCGTCCGAATCCGTCAACGACCTCGTCACCCGCCTCCGCGACCTCGTCCCCCCATCCGCCGGCCTCGAGGTCCTGGGCCCGGTAGACGTCGACGACGAAACCGTCCGAGCGGTGGTCCGTACGCCCCGGGCCCACGGCACCACCCTCGTCCGCGCACTGAAGGACGCCCAGTCAGCACGCACCACCAAGAAGAACCCCGGCACAGTCCGGGTCCAGGTCGACCCACCCAGCTTCGGCTGAGCGGCTCTAGCTGCGGAACGCGGCTCTGGTCGCGGCCGCGGTGGTGGTGAAGTACTCCCGCGGCTCGATGAACCACCATTCGTTGAACGGTGCGCCGTTGGTGAGGTCGCGATGGTAGCCGAAGCACACGAGATAGAGCGGCCTGATGTACATCACCCCTTCGAGCCGGTCGAGTTCCTCGTCGGTCAGCTCGACGTGCTTGCGGTACGCCGTGACGACGGCGTTGACGCGCTCCTCGTTGGTGCTTCTCGACGGAGCCCAGTTGCCGGTTCCCCACAGCAGGAAGGCGAGGTCGGCGAGACGCGGTCCGCGCCCCGACGCCTTCCAATTGATGGCCACCGGCCCGTTCTTGCCGATGACCGCGTGACTGGGAGCGTGCAGCAGGTTGCCGTGCAGCAGGCCCTCGGGCAGGCTGTCGCCGTCGTCGGCGGAGCGCACCTGGTCGAGGAGCTGCTCGAACCGTTCGCGATCGGCCGCCCCGACCTTCGTGTCCACCGCGTCGAGAAACGCCAAGCCCGCCAGGAGGTCCTGCCGAGGGGTCCCCATCCGGCGGGGGTCCTCACCACTCGCTCCGCCGGGCCGGCTGACCGACTCGTCGAACGGCAGCGCGTGCAGCCGTCCGAGCAGATCGGCCATGATCGCGAAATCCTCGATGCCGCCCGGAAGCGGCGTGCTGTCGACGAACTCGGTGACGAGGACCGCGCTCCCGTCGAAGTCGGACACCGCGTCGTCGACCGCGAGACGTTCCGCGGGGTAGTCGTGCCGCTCGAGAAAGCGCAGTACCTCGGCGTCGCCCTCGACGTCGGCCCGCGGCCGGGCCGGCGGGAACGCCCGAGCGATCCACGGGGCGCCGTCGGTCCTGTCGATGCGGAAGACGTACGTCTTGTGCACACTGAGCTTCGTCGCCGCGACCGCGTCGATACCGTAGCGGTCCCGAAGGTGGACGAGCAGCCGATCGGCGTCCGGCTCGTGGTAGATGCGGTCGCTCAGACCTTCGAGATCGGTCAGCGCTTCGGTGTACCGCTGGCCGGTCTGCTGGGCGTGCCGCCGTACGACCTTCTTGAAATTGCCGTCCTTCGTCATGACAAGCCTCCTCGTCGACACCTTCGTCCCCCAGTGACGCGGTGTTCAGAGATGGCCTGCTGGCATCAACGACCGAGAGGGCTGATTTCCCCTTCGCCCGATGGAACCCCGACTGGGGCGGATGTCCCACGGCTCGGCGACCGGTCGGCGCCGTCAGCCAATCTCCCCGACGCCCCGGGCGGTTGTCAAGGATCAGGCGGTTGTTGCCAGGGTCGTGGACGCGGAGAGCAGTTGGTGGCCCAGTGCTGTGCGGTGGTAGAGCACTGTGCGGCCGTCGCGATGTGAGGTGACGACGCCGGCGTTGCGGAGGATGCCGAGGTGGACGCTGAGGGTGGGGGCGGAAACGCCCAGCTGGTGGGCCAGGTGAGTCGTCGACATCGGTAGGTCCAGGTGGCTGACGATGGCGGCTCTCGTACGACCGACCAGATCGGCCAGCGGCGAGTCCGTGGTGTCCTGGCGGTCCTCCCACAGGCGGCCGAGGCCGCGTGGGGGATAGGTGATGGTCGGTACGTGCGGCGCACCCGTGACCGCGAGACCGGCCGGCCAGGTGAACACGCACGGCACCAGCAGCAGCCCCTGCCCGCCCATCGGCTCGCCGTCGCAGCAGAACGGGCGGTCGATCTCGACCCGGTCCCCGGTGTAGCGGATCGACGGGTGCAGGTTGCGGAACAGACGCTCGATCCCGCCACTGGCGAGCTCGTCCAGCCGGAACGCGAGGTCGTCCTGCAGCAGCGACCGCATCCGCCGCCAGTCCGGCTCGATCGCCCGCCGCCAGTACGTCTCCAGCGCGGACGTGATCAGGTCGAGCGCCTTCGCCGGCCGCGTGATCAGCCCGGGCAGCATCGGGTGCGGGGTGTCCGTGTTCAGCTTCCCGATCTCGTCCGCCACCAGCTCGTGCGGCGTCGCGGCGATCGCCGCGAGCCCGGACTCCAGGCTGGTCGACCGCCGCGGCGGCGCCGGGGTGAGGAAGTCCGGGATGTACCCGACCGGCGGAATGAGTGCCCTGAGCAACGTCAGGTCGTCACCCTCGATCGTCGGCCGGACCTTCTGCAGCCACGGTCCGTGCACGCTCCGCGCGGTGTTGTTGCTGAGCGCTCGCACACTCGTCACGGCCTCCCAGACCGGCGACAGCGCGAACCGGATCCGCCCGATGTCGCCGGCGGTGAGCCTGATCGTGATCACCCGACAAGATTAGCCCTGAGCCTAATCATCGACAATCTCCTGGATGCTCGCGGAGAGTTGACCCCATGAGCGCAATCGCCGTCGGCACGCCCCGGCCCGCCGCCCTGCCGCGGGCGTTCTGGGCGCTGTGGGTGTGCCAGTTGGTCAACCGGCTCGGCAGCTTCGTCCAACCGTTCCTCGTCCTCTACCTGACCCATGATCGCCACCTCAGCGCGGGTACGGCGGGAGCGGTCGCGGCCGCTGTCGGCGCCGGGACGGTGACGGCCCAGCTCGTCGGCGGTTTCCTCGCCGACCGCGTCGGCCGCCGGCTGACGATGCTGATCTGCTTCTTCGGCACCGGCGCCGCGCTGATCCTGCTCGGGTCGGCGCGTGACATGGCGCTGATCTGGGTGAGCGCGTTCCTGGTCGGGCTGCTCGGTGACCTCTTCCGGCCCGCCGTACAGGCGACCGTCGCGGACCTGCTGCAGCCGGCCGAACGCGTCCGTGCGTACGGGCTGCTCTTCTGGGCGATCAACCTCGGCTTCTCCGTCTCGACCGTCAGCGCCGGAGTCCTGGCGTCGTTGGGTTACGGCCTGCTGTTCTGGGTGAACGCGGCCACGTCGGTGATCGCCGGCCTGGTCATCTGGGCGATGGTGCCGGAGAGCCGCCCGGCGCCCGAGCCCAACGCGGCCGGCCGGTCGCTGCTGCCGGTGGTCGCCCGCGACACCGTGTTCCTGCTGATGGTCCTGATCCAGATCGGCTACGCGACCATCTACATGCAGGGCTATTCGACCCTGCCGCTGGCGATGGCGGGCGACGGCCTGTCCTCGCGGACGTACGGACTGGTGATCGCGCTCAACGGCGTCGTGATCGTGCTCGCGCAGCCGTTCCTCGGCCGGTGGATGGCGAAGCTCGACCGGCCGAAACTGCTCGCGAGTTCGATGCTGGTCGTCGGTCTCGGCTTCGGGCTCGGCGCGGTCGTGCACAGCTGGTGGGGCTATGGGCTGTCGGTCGTGGTGTGGACGATCGGGGAGATCGGGTTCGCCGCGGTCATCGGCGCGGTGTTCGCCGATCTCGCTCCGATCGACCTGCGCGGCCGCTACATGGGCCTGTCCGGCATGGCGTTCGGCGTCGGCACGGTCATCGGCCCGCTCGCCGGCACCAACGCCCTCGAACACCTCGGCCCGACCGTCACCTGGCTCGGGTGCGCCGTACTCGGCGTCGCGATTTTCATCGGCCAGTGCGCACTGGCTCCCGCCCTCCATGCCCGCGCCGCAGCGAACGCGACGACCACATGAGGCAGTCGTTCTCGCCGGGTCTCGTAGGGTTGCGGGTATGACTGAGCGGACGATCGACGCGGTGGTGTTCGACATCGGTGGAGTGGTGCTGGACTGGAATCCGACGTACCTGTACGCCGACCTGATCCCGGACGTGGAGGAGCGGACGCACTTCCTGACCAACGTGGCGACGCCGGCCTGGAACCACCAGCAGGACGAGGGCCGGCCGTGGGCCGAGGCGGTGGCCGAGCTGACCGGCCTGCACCCCGAGCACGCTGAATGGATCGAGGCGTACGACACCGGGTGGCTGAAGATGGTCAAGGGAGTGTTCGAGGACACCGCCGCGGTACTGACCGAGCTGCAGGACGGCGGCGTACCGACGTACGCGCTGACGAACTTCTCCGCCGAGAAGTGGGAGGTCGCGAAGGAGGCGTTCCCGATCCTGACCCGCTTCGCCGGGGAGGTCGTGTCCGGGGTCGAGCAGACCGTGAAGCCCGGCGAGAAGATCTACCGCATCCTGATCGAGCGCTTCGACCTGAACCCGGCGCGGACCTTCTACACCGACGACATGGCCTACAACGTCGACGGAGCACGCGCAGTCGGCCTCGACGCCGAACTCTTCACCGGCGCAGCGGACCTCCGCGACCAGCTCCGCGCCCGCAGGCTGACGGTCTGACGGTACTGCGGTGCGCCGGACCAGGCTGTGCTGAAGTCCGCCACGCTCGTCGGTGAACGCCCGCCGGCGTTCTAGAGTGTGGCGGCGATGGTTTCGGTGTATGTCGGGGTGCTGGCGAGGTAAGCCGCCTCGACATAGACCGTGTTGTCCTGGCATGTCATCGGCGTCAGGGCGACGCCCGGTTTCGCGGCGTACAGCTGCTGGGGTGTAGCGATGCCGGGGCGCCAGCGGTTGATCTGGTACGTCTCCTCGCCGGCCGAGCTGACCGTCCTGGTCTCCCAGAGGATCCAGTGGCCGCAGGCAATGATGGTGTCGGTGACGACGCTGCCGAGGGGGCGGGCGGGGGAGTCGCCGGACTCGCGGACGTACGCCTTGCTCTGGTACTGGTCGGGATCGGCCGCACCGACCTCGGACCACACCGTCGCGCCCTGGAGCGTCGCGCCGCTCCACTGGATGCAGCTCGTTGCCGCGGGCACCGGTCGTGGGGCGCCGCCGGACAGCGCGGCGGTCAGCACGCGCTTGCAGCGGCGGGCGGTCTCCGGCGCGATGATCTCGCTGAACGTCACCGTGTCGGCGGACACCACCGGGTCCGCGACGTACCCGGGCGCGGCGACGCACGTCACGCTGCGGGACTTCAGGGTCGCGAGTTCGGCGACGATCAGGCAGGACCGGTTCTTGGCGTCGGTGGAGCTGTAGGCGAACGTTCCGTCGTACGCGCCGATCTCGGGCTCGGACACCGGCGGAAGCCCGGTCGGTGTGGTGGCCTTGCCGGTGGTGAGGTCGTAGCGGACGATCTTGATCTGCGGATCCGGGCCGTCCGAGCGAATGTCCTCGACCAGTGCCCAACGGTCGTCGATCACGACCGGCGACTGGGCGACGAACCCGGACGCGGGCACATGCCGTACGACGACCTTCCGGGTGGAGCGGTCGGTGATGGTCGTCGTACCGGCCTCGTCGCTGCCGCGCGTGACGACGTACTTGCGCTGCTGGGTGACGAGATGCTCCCCGTTCACCGGCTGCCGCAACACCTTCGCCCACACCGGCAACGCCGTACCGGTGTCCGTCGGTCGGCCCGGTGTGGTGGGGGAGACCGACGGACTCGGCGTTCCTGTGGGTGGCGGCGTGCTGTCCGGTGTGCTGGAGGAGCAGCCGGCCAGCAGGACGACAAGGGTGCCTAAGGCAACGGTACGGCGACGCATCACAACCCGATGTTCTGGAAGGAGTTGGCCAGGGTGGCGTTGAACAGGGCGCTGGCCGGGAGGTTCTTCGGGCCGTCGGTGACGTTGCCGCGGCTGTTGAAGCGGCGCTCGTTGAAGACCTCGAAGATCGCGATGGTGCCCTTCGCCTTGTCGTAGCCGCGGCCGACCTGGTAGTGGCCGCTGTGGTTGAAGGCGAGATAGGGGAAGTACCGCTTGAGCAGTTGCACGTGCTCGATCACCGGGGCCTTGTAGACGCCGAGGTGCTTCTGGTGGACGGTGAAGAAGGTCTGGGTGTTCCAGTTCGAGACGTTCTGCACGATGTAGGTGCCGGCGGACTTCGGCCAGGCGGTCTTCAGGTTCGTCTGCTTCACCATCGCGGAGATCGCCGTACCGGACGTCGTCGTGCCGAGGTCCTTCGACCAGGACGCCTGGGTGTCCTTCTGGTTGTCGTCCGCCCAGTCGATCGACTGGAACGTCGCCGGACCACACCAGTACCCCTTCTCCTGCGAGGTCTGGTACCCCTTCATGATGTACGCCGACGCGGGCGCGGCGACCGGTGCGACCGGAGTCTGCGACGGCACCGGCGTCGGGGTCCCCGCCGTCGGAGCGGTCCGGGTAGGCACGACAGTCGGCGTGCTGGTCGGAGCCGGTGTCGTCGCGTCTGTGGTCGATCGCGTGGTCGGCCGGCCCGGCTCGCCCGGGTGGGGCGGGGTGGCTTCGGCGAGTTCGCGGAGTTCGCGGGCCTTGGCGCGGCCGTTCCAGGCGGCCTGCATCTCGTCCAGTTCGGCGGTGACGCGCTGGCTCTTCGGCATCGCGGCACGCTGGGCCACGAACGTGGCCGGCGTCAGATCACCCGTCGGGATGTCCTGCTCGGCCCCGTCCGCGGCACCGACTCCAGAGTCGTCGGCGGCGCGCAGGCTCGGCTGGGTCATCAGAGCATGGCGGTCGGCCCCGGTCGGCACCTGCGCGACGAAGCCGAGACCGAGACAGTAGTTCTCGCCGTCCAGCTTGAAGCACCGCAGCATGGACGCCGCCTGCGCGGACTCGTCGGCCGACCGCAACTGCATGTCACCCGGCGACGTCTCCGTCACCTGCTGGACCACATCACTCCACGACCGCGCCGCCGGAGCCTCACCGGCGGTCGGAGGTGTCGAGGTGGGCTCCGCGGTTGGGCCGGAGGTGGCGCGGGCCCGGGCCGCGGTGTCGCGGTACTCGGTGTCGCGGGGTTGGTAGGCCTGGGCGGTGAGGGGTGCCTGGCTGAGCAGTGCACCCAGGAGGACCAGAGTTGCCCCCCGTGCTGCTGTGAGCATTGGGTCTCCCGAGCGGCGTGTGACGGTAGTGACTGAGGGTACGCCTGGGACCACAGTACGTGCTTGTGGCAACAATGGGGAGGCCCCTCCCGCGGGGAATCCACCACACGGTCCAACTAGACTGACTCGGTCCCGGTCCGTGGAACCTGTGTGGAGAGTCTGTGTCGGTCCAACCCATCCGTCTGTTCGGCGACCCTGTGCTGATCACCAAGGCCGAGCCGGTCGTCGACTTCGACGCCGAGCTGCGCCGGCTGGTCGCGGATCTCACCGACACCATGCAGGACGCGCCCGGATCCGGCCTGGCCGCGCCGCAGATCGGCGTCGGCCTGCGCGTGTTCACGTACCACGTCGAGGGCGAGCTCGGGCACCTCATCAACCCCGAGCTGACGTTGTCGGCCGACGATCAGTTCGGACCCGAGGGCTGCCTGTCGATCCCCGGCCTGACCTTCGACTGCCGCCGCGCCCAGTCGGTGATCGCGAAGGGCTTCAACATGTACGGCGACCCGGTGGTGATCGAGGGCTCCGACCTGCTCGCCCGCTGCATCCAGCACGAGACCGACCACCTGGACGGCATCCTGTTCGTCGACCGGCTGGACCGTGAGACCCGCAAACAGGCGATGAAGGCGATCCGCGAGGCCGACTGGTCCGGCCTCGGCGGCCCACCCCAGATCAAGGTCTCGCCCCACCCGACGAACGGATTCGGCCTGTGAGAGTTGTCTTCGCCGGTACGCCGGAGCCTGCTGTCACCGCGCTCGAGGCGATTGTTGCCAGTCGCCACGAGCTGGTCGGGGTCGTCACCCGGCCGGACGCGCCGGCCGGGCGTGGGCGGAAGCTGGTCGCGTCGCCCGTCGCGCAGTACGCCGAGGAGCTCGGGGGCATCGAGATCCTGAAGCCGGTCAAGCCGAGCGACCCGGACTTCCTGGCCCGGCTGCGCGAGATCGCGCCGGACTGCTGCCCGGTCGTCGCGTACGGCGGGCTGCTGCCGCAGGCGGCGCTCGACATCCCGCCGCACGGCTGGATCAACCTGCACTTCTCGGTCCTGCCCGCCTGGCGCGGGGCGGCGCCGGTGCAGCACTCGATCATCTCCGGCGACGATGTGACCGGTGCGAGCACGTTCCGGATCGTGAAGGCGCTCGACGCCGGCCC includes:
- a CDS encoding HAD family hydrolase, coding for MTERTIDAVVFDIGGVVLDWNPTYLYADLIPDVEERTHFLTNVATPAWNHQQDEGRPWAEAVAELTGLHPEHAEWIEAYDTGWLKMVKGVFEDTAAVLTELQDGGVPTYALTNFSAEKWEVAKEAFPILTRFAGEVVSGVEQTVKPGEKIYRILIERFDLNPARTFYTDDMAYNVDGARAVGLDAELFTGAADLRDQLRARRLTV
- the def gene encoding peptide deformylase, translating into MSVQPIRLFGDPVLITKAEPVVDFDAELRRLVADLTDTMQDAPGSGLAAPQIGVGLRVFTYHVEGELGHLINPELTLSADDQFGPEGCLSIPGLTFDCRRAQSVIAKGFNMYGDPVVIEGSDLLARCIQHETDHLDGILFVDRLDRETRKQAMKAIREADWSGLGGPPQIKVSPHPTNGFGL
- a CDS encoding C39 family peptidase codes for the protein MLTAARGATLVLLGALLSQAPLTAQAYQPRDTEYRDTAARARATSGPTAEPTSTPPTAGEAPAARSWSDVVQQVTETSPGDMQLRSADESAQAASMLRCFKLDGENYCLGLGFVAQVPTGADRHALMTQPSLRAADDSGVGAADGAEQDIPTGDLTPATFVAQRAAMPKSQRVTAELDEMQAAWNGRAKARELRELAEATPPHPGEPGRPTTRSTTDATTPAPTSTPTVVPTRTAPTAGTPTPVPSQTPVAPVAAPASAYIMKGYQTSQEKGYWCGPATFQSIDWADDNQKDTQASWSKDLGTTTSGTAISAMVKQTNLKTAWPKSAGTYIVQNVSNWNTQTFFTVHQKHLGVYKAPVIEHVQLLKRYFPYLAFNHSGHYQVGRGYDKAKGTIAIFEVFNERRFNSRGNVTDGPKNLPASALFNATLANSFQNIGL
- a CDS encoding MDR family MFS transporter — encoded protein: MSAIAVGTPRPAALPRAFWALWVCQLVNRLGSFVQPFLVLYLTHDRHLSAGTAGAVAAAVGAGTVTAQLVGGFLADRVGRRLTMLICFFGTGAALILLGSARDMALIWVSAFLVGLLGDLFRPAVQATVADLLQPAERVRAYGLLFWAINLGFSVSTVSAGVLASLGYGLLFWVNAATSVIAGLVIWAMVPESRPAPEPNAAGRSLLPVVARDTVFLLMVLIQIGYATIYMQGYSTLPLAMAGDGLSSRTYGLVIALNGVVIVLAQPFLGRWMAKLDRPKLLASSMLVVGLGFGLGAVVHSWWGYGLSVVVWTIGEIGFAAVIGAVFADLAPIDLRGRYMGLSGMAFGVGTVIGPLAGTNALEHLGPTVTWLGCAVLGVAIFIGQCALAPALHARAAANATTT